A genome region from Micromonospora peucetia includes the following:
- a CDS encoding DUF58 domain-containing protein, which yields MRDGLRGLTTRGRSFLAAAVAATISAGILGEKDLLRVAVLLAILPLLAAAYVGRSRYKLACNRSLDPHRVPVGANSRVVLRLQNLSRLPTGTLLLEDRLPYALGSRPRVVLERLGAHQASSVAYTVRADVRGRYEVGPLVVRMTDPFGLCELSRAFPSTDHLTVIPQVTPLPSVRLPGEYAGSGDSRARSVAVHGEDDAATREYRMGDDLRRVHWKSTARTGELMVRREEQPWESRATVVLDTRAYGHRGDGPTASFEWAVSAAASISVHLRQAGYKLRLVTGSGADVDASEAAGDGVLLDHLAEVRLDKVGELTTLVQRVRQRADGGLIIGLFGSVSTAEAELLAGLRGNGATCVGFLLDSSTWLNLPTKARAEADHAHGAAALAMLQSGWRVIGVDHGTGLPALWPQAARGSQGFALRAAMAETVAGGMR from the coding sequence ATGCGCGACGGGCTGCGAGGGCTGACCACCCGCGGCCGTTCGTTCCTCGCCGCCGCGGTCGCGGCAACGATCTCGGCCGGCATCCTCGGCGAGAAGGACCTGCTCCGGGTGGCCGTGCTGCTGGCCATCCTGCCGCTGCTCGCCGCGGCCTACGTCGGGCGCAGCCGCTACAAGCTGGCCTGCAACCGGTCGCTGGACCCACACCGGGTGCCTGTCGGGGCGAACTCCCGGGTGGTGCTGCGGTTGCAGAACCTGTCCCGGCTGCCCACCGGCACCCTGTTGCTGGAGGACCGGCTGCCGTACGCGCTGGGCAGCCGGCCCCGGGTCGTGCTGGAGCGGCTCGGCGCCCACCAGGCCAGCTCGGTGGCCTACACGGTGCGGGCCGACGTGCGGGGCCGCTACGAGGTGGGCCCGCTGGTGGTCCGGATGACCGACCCGTTCGGGTTGTGCGAGCTGAGCCGCGCCTTCCCGAGCACCGACCATCTGACGGTCATCCCGCAGGTCACCCCACTGCCCTCGGTGCGCCTGCCCGGCGAGTACGCCGGCAGCGGCGACAGCCGGGCCCGCTCGGTCGCGGTGCACGGCGAGGACGACGCCGCCACCCGGGAGTACCGGATGGGCGACGACCTGCGGCGGGTGCACTGGAAGTCGACCGCGCGCACCGGCGAGCTGATGGTGCGCCGGGAGGAGCAGCCCTGGGAGAGCCGGGCCACCGTCGTGCTGGACACCCGCGCGTACGGCCACCGGGGCGACGGGCCGACGGCCTCCTTCGAGTGGGCGGTCTCCGCCGCCGCGAGCATCTCGGTGCACCTGCGGCAGGCCGGCTACAAACTGCGCCTGGTCACCGGCTCCGGCGCCGACGTGGACGCGTCCGAGGCGGCCGGTGACGGGGTGCTGCTCGACCACCTCGCCGAGGTCCGGCTCGACAAGGTCGGCGAGCTCACCACGCTGGTGCAGCGGGTCCGGCAGCGGGCGGACGGCGGCCTGATCATCGGTCTGTTCGGCTCGGTGAGCACGGCCGAGGCCGAGCTGCTGGCCGGGCTGCGGGGCAACGGTGCCACCTGCGTCGGCTTCCTGCTCGACAGCTCCACCTGGCTCAACCTGCCCACGAAGGCACGCGCAGAGGCCGACCACGCGCACGGCGCCGCCGCGCTGGCCATGTTGCAGAGCGGCTGGCGGGTCATCGGGGTCGACCATGGCACCGGGCTGCCCGCGCTGTGGCCGCAGGCGGCCCGCGGTTCGCAGGGCTTCGCGCTGCGGGCGGCCATGGCCGAGACGGTGGCCGGCGGCATGCGATGA
- a CDS encoding AAA family ATPase, whose product MTQQTRDEVGGLLPHDEFRAASEAIVSNIEQVIEGKTATVRLALAVLLAEGHLLIEDVPGVGKTKLAKAMARSIDCSVRRIQFTPDLLPSDVTGVSVYNQETHDFEFRPGAVFANLVVGDEINRASPKTQSALLECMEERQVTVDGVTYHLQTPFMVIATQNPIEMEGTYPLPEAQRDRFTARIAMGYPDPTAELAMLDGHGATDPLDELRPVSDANTVRQLISHVRQVHVADAVKQYAIDLVTATREAPDLRLGASPRATLQLLRTARAVAALESRDYVLPDDLQVLAVPVLAHRIIPTADAQLARRTTDAIVSELVHRLPLPHDRGRSPYDTRPTGEGNSRATYEPRRR is encoded by the coding sequence GTGACACAACAGACCAGGGACGAGGTGGGCGGCCTGTTGCCGCACGACGAGTTCCGCGCCGCCAGCGAAGCGATCGTGTCGAACATCGAGCAGGTCATCGAGGGTAAGACCGCCACCGTGCGGCTCGCCCTGGCCGTCCTGCTCGCCGAGGGGCACCTGCTCATCGAGGACGTGCCCGGGGTCGGCAAGACCAAGCTCGCCAAGGCCATGGCCCGGTCGATCGACTGCTCCGTGCGCCGCATCCAGTTCACCCCCGACCTGCTGCCCAGCGACGTCACCGGGGTCAGCGTCTACAACCAGGAGACGCACGACTTCGAATTCCGTCCGGGTGCGGTCTTCGCCAACCTGGTCGTCGGCGACGAGATCAACCGTGCCTCGCCGAAGACGCAGTCCGCGCTGCTGGAGTGCATGGAGGAGCGTCAGGTCACGGTCGACGGCGTCACCTACCACCTCCAGACGCCGTTCATGGTCATCGCGACCCAGAACCCGATCGAGATGGAGGGCACCTACCCTCTCCCCGAGGCGCAGCGCGACCGGTTCACCGCCCGCATCGCGATGGGCTACCCGGACCCGACCGCCGAGCTGGCGATGCTCGACGGGCACGGCGCGACGGACCCGCTGGACGAGCTACGGCCGGTCTCCGACGCCAACACAGTGCGGCAGCTGATCTCCCACGTCCGGCAGGTGCACGTCGCCGACGCCGTCAAGCAGTACGCGATCGACCTGGTCACCGCCACCCGCGAGGCCCCCGACCTGCGCCTCGGCGCCTCCCCCCGGGCCACCCTCCAGCTGCTGCGCACCGCCCGCGCGGTGGCCGCCCTGGAGAGCCGCGACTACGTCCTCCCGGACGACCTGCAGGTGCTGGCCGTGCCGGTGCTCGCGCACCGGATCATCCCGACCGCCGACGCCCAGCTCGCCCGGCGCACCACCGACGCGATCGTCTCCGAACTGGTGCACCGGCTGCCGCTGCCGCACGACCGGGGGCGTTCCCCGTACGACACCCGCCCCACCGGCGAGGGCAACAGCCGAGCCACGTACGAGCCGCGGAGGCGGTGA
- the leuS gene encoding leucine--tRNA ligase yields MSEAAPADIPPFRYTAALAEEIEQRWQDVWAREGTFHAPNPTGPLADPDHPRAGAEKLYVLDMFPYPSGAGLHVGHPLGYIGTDCFARYQRMAGRNVLHAMGFDAFGLPAEQYAVQTGTHPRTTTVANIERYKEQLRRLGLAHDERRSVATIDTDFYRWTQWIFLQVFNSWYDTEAKRARPIAELIAEFEGGNRPTPDGRPWAELSVAERRAVVDGHRLAYVSQAPVNWCPGLGTVLANEEVTADGRSERGNFPVFKRNLKQWMMRITAYGDRLLDDLDTLDWPEPIKLMQRNWIGRSTGAHIDFPVSPTDSASAGEARIRVFTTRPDTVFGATYMVLAPEHELVDALTPAAWPAGTKDAWTGGHANPRAAVEAYRKAAAAKTDVERQADTKEKTGVFVGAYATNPATGAQVPVFIADYVLAGYGTGAIMAVPGQDERDWAFAEVFELPIVRTVQPSEGFDGKAYTGDGPAINSAAPERGLDLDGLGVVEAKARIIGWLEANGHGTGAVTYRLRDWLFSRQRYWGEPFPIVYDSTGAAIALPEEMLPVELPEVDDFSPRTFDPQDADSNPETPLSRRRDWVEVELDLGDGPQRYTRETNVMPQWAGSCWYELRYLDPTNSQRFVDAENERYWMGPRGEGDCGGTDLYVGGAEHAVLHLLYARFWHKVLYDLGHVSSFEPFRKLFNQGYIQAYAYTDARGAYVPAEDVTERDGGFYLGDTQVNREYGKMGKSLKNVVTPDEMCAAYGADTFRVYEMSMGPLEVSRPWETRAVVGSYRFLQRVWRAVVDEQTGALRVTDAPADEATRRLLHKVIDGVRGDMEAIRFNTAIAKLIELTNGLTRLPETPREVAEPLVLMVAPFAPHVAEELWRRLGHDTSLTYVDFPTADPALLVAETVTYPVQINGKVRGRVEVPADASEETVRAAALEAVASSLAGKTPRKVIVIKGRMVSVVA; encoded by the coding sequence ATGAGTGAGGCAGCACCGGCCGACATTCCCCCGTTCCGGTACACCGCGGCCCTGGCCGAGGAAATCGAACAGCGCTGGCAGGACGTCTGGGCGCGGGAGGGGACGTTCCACGCCCCGAACCCGACCGGCCCGCTGGCCGACCCCGACCACCCCCGCGCCGGGGCGGAGAAGCTGTACGTCCTGGACATGTTCCCGTACCCGTCGGGCGCGGGCCTGCACGTCGGGCATCCGCTGGGCTACATCGGCACCGACTGCTTCGCCCGCTACCAGCGGATGGCCGGGCGCAACGTGCTGCACGCGATGGGCTTCGACGCGTTCGGCCTGCCCGCCGAGCAGTACGCGGTGCAGACCGGCACCCACCCGCGCACCACCACTGTGGCCAACATCGAGCGCTACAAGGAGCAACTGCGCCGGCTGGGCCTGGCCCACGACGAGCGCCGGTCGGTGGCCACCATCGACACCGACTTCTACCGCTGGACGCAGTGGATCTTCCTGCAGGTCTTCAACTCCTGGTACGACACCGAGGCGAAGCGGGCCCGCCCGATCGCCGAGCTGATCGCCGAGTTCGAGGGCGGCAACCGGCCCACCCCCGACGGCCGGCCGTGGGCGGAACTGTCCGTCGCCGAGCGCCGGGCCGTCGTCGACGGCCACCGGCTGGCGTACGTCTCGCAGGCGCCGGTCAACTGGTGCCCGGGGCTGGGCACCGTGCTGGCCAACGAGGAGGTCACCGCCGACGGCCGCTCCGAACGGGGCAACTTCCCGGTCTTCAAGCGCAACCTGAAGCAGTGGATGATGCGGATCACCGCGTACGGCGACCGGCTGCTGGACGACCTGGACACGCTGGACTGGCCCGAGCCGATCAAGCTGATGCAGCGCAACTGGATCGGCCGCTCCACCGGTGCGCACATCGACTTCCCGGTCTCGCCCACTGATTCCGCTTCTGCCGGCGAAGCCCGCATCCGAGTTTTCACCACCCGGCCGGACACCGTCTTCGGCGCCACCTACATGGTGCTGGCCCCCGAGCACGAGCTGGTCGACGCGCTGACGCCGGCCGCCTGGCCGGCCGGGACGAAGGACGCCTGGACCGGCGGGCACGCCAACCCGCGCGCGGCCGTGGAGGCGTACCGCAAGGCGGCGGCGGCCAAGACCGACGTCGAGCGGCAGGCCGACACGAAGGAGAAGACCGGCGTCTTCGTCGGGGCGTACGCCACCAACCCGGCCACCGGGGCGCAGGTCCCGGTCTTCATCGCCGACTACGTGCTGGCCGGCTACGGCACCGGCGCGATCATGGCGGTGCCCGGCCAGGACGAGCGGGACTGGGCGTTCGCCGAGGTCTTCGAGCTGCCGATCGTGCGCACCGTGCAGCCGTCGGAAGGCTTCGACGGCAAGGCGTACACCGGGGACGGCCCGGCCATCAACAGCGCCGCGCCCGAGCGCGGCCTGGACCTGGACGGCCTGGGGGTGGTCGAGGCCAAGGCCCGGATCATCGGGTGGCTGGAGGCCAACGGGCACGGCACCGGCGCGGTGACCTACCGGCTGCGCGACTGGCTGTTCTCCCGGCAGCGCTACTGGGGCGAGCCGTTCCCCATCGTGTACGACTCCACCGGCGCCGCCATCGCGCTGCCGGAGGAGATGCTGCCGGTCGAACTGCCCGAGGTGGACGACTTCTCGCCGCGCACCTTCGATCCGCAGGACGCCGACAGCAACCCGGAGACGCCGCTGTCGCGCCGCCGCGACTGGGTCGAGGTGGAGCTGGACCTGGGCGACGGCCCGCAGCGCTACACCCGCGAGACCAACGTGATGCCGCAGTGGGCCGGCTCCTGCTGGTACGAGCTGCGCTACCTGGACCCGACGAACTCGCAGCGGTTCGTCGACGCGGAGAACGAGCGGTACTGGATGGGGCCGCGCGGCGAGGGCGACTGCGGAGGCACCGACCTGTACGTCGGCGGCGCCGAGCACGCCGTGCTGCACCTGCTGTACGCGCGCTTCTGGCACAAGGTGCTGTACGACCTGGGGCACGTCTCGTCGTTCGAGCCGTTCCGCAAGCTGTTCAACCAGGGCTACATCCAGGCGTACGCGTACACCGACGCCCGGGGCGCCTACGTGCCGGCCGAGGACGTGACGGAGCGCGACGGCGGCTTCTACCTGGGCGACACCCAGGTCAACCGCGAGTACGGCAAGATGGGCAAGTCCCTGAAGAACGTGGTCACGCCCGACGAGATGTGCGCCGCGTACGGGGCGGACACCTTCCGCGTCTACGAGATGTCGATGGGTCCGCTGGAGGTGTCCCGGCCGTGGGAGACCCGGGCGGTCGTCGGGTCGTACCGGTTCCTGCAGCGGGTCTGGCGGGCGGTCGTCGACGAGCAGACCGGCGCGCTGCGGGTCACCGACGCGCCCGCCGACGAGGCGACCCGGCGGCTGCTGCACAAGGTGATCGACGGGGTCCGGGGCGACATGGAGGCGATCCGGTTCAACACCGCCATCGCCAAGCTGATCGAACTGACCAACGGGCTGACCCGGCTGCCGGAGACCCCACGCGAGGTGGCCGAGCCGCTGGTGCTGATGGTGGCGCCGTTCGCCCCGCACGTGGCCGAGGAACTGTGGCGGCGGCTGGGGCACGACACCTCCCTGACGTACGTCGACTTCCCGACCGCCGACCCGGCGCTGCTGGTGGCGGAGACGGTGACGTACCCGGTGCAGATCAACGGCAAGGTGCGGGGCCGGGTCGAGGTCCCCGCCGACGCGTCCGAGGAGACCGTCCGCGCGGCGGCCCTGGAGGCGGTCGCGTCGTCGCTGGCCGGCAAGACCCCACGCAAGGTCATCGTGATCAAGGGCCGCATGGTCTCCGTCGTAGCCTGA
- a CDS encoding ABC transporter permease subunit, whose protein sequence is MTAVTELTRRPTVTADPARFRDLLAAEWIKLWSLRSTRWTLPLVFLFVIGVSVNSSLADHRNWPTYPEERREMFRLYGPVRDAFPEAGYLLLILASATLGALTIVGEYQSGLIRATFAAVPARRAMVAAKAVVLAGVMLVFGTLTAATAFWVSQAILADRGAGWSIGEPGVLRAVVASAVLVPVCALVGMGLGALTRHAAAAVFAATTVLLLLPMVVDRDEHRWIAELYDTLPLAAWLRLIEVHPDIINPVPYPATVTGSWLTLAAWSLAATLTAITAIHRRDP, encoded by the coding sequence ATGACCGCCGTGACCGAACTGACCCGCCGACCGACCGTGACCGCCGACCCGGCCCGGTTCCGCGACCTGCTGGCCGCCGAGTGGATCAAACTGTGGTCGCTGCGCTCGACCCGCTGGACGCTGCCGCTGGTCTTCCTGTTCGTGATCGGGGTCAGCGTCAACTCCAGCCTCGCCGACCACCGGAACTGGCCGACGTACCCCGAGGAGCGGCGGGAGATGTTCCGCCTCTACGGGCCGGTGCGCGACGCCTTCCCCGAGGCCGGCTACCTGTTGCTGATCCTCGCCTCGGCCACCCTCGGCGCCCTGACGATCGTCGGCGAGTACCAGAGCGGGCTGATCCGGGCCACGTTCGCCGCGGTGCCCGCCCGCCGGGCGATGGTCGCGGCGAAGGCCGTCGTGCTGGCCGGGGTCATGCTCGTTTTCGGCACGCTCACCGCGGCGACCGCGTTCTGGGTGTCCCAGGCGATCCTCGCCGACCGGGGCGCCGGCTGGTCGATCGGCGAGCCGGGGGTGTTGCGCGCCGTCGTGGCGAGCGCCGTGCTGGTGCCCGTGTGCGCGTTGGTCGGGATGGGTCTGGGCGCGCTCACCCGGCACGCCGCCGCAGCCGTGTTCGCGGCCACCACGGTGCTCCTGCTCCTACCGATGGTGGTCGACCGCGACGAGCACCGGTGGATCGCCGAGTTGTACGACACCCTGCCCCTCGCCGCCTGGCTGCGACTGATCGAGGTGCATCCCGACATCATCAACCCCGTCCCGTACCCGGCCACCGTCACCGGCTCCTGGCTGACCCTCGCCGCCTGGTCCCTGGCCGCAACCCTGACCGCCATCACCGCCATCCACCGCCGCGACCCGTAA
- a CDS encoding ATP-binding cassette domain-containing protein yields MIELQSLTRRYGRTTAVDDLTLTVRPGHVTGFLGPNGAGKSTTLRMILGLTAPTSGTVTVDGVRFADRPRGLRHAGALLDAGDVHGGRSAAAHLSALARSNGITRTRVDEVLREVGLAAAAKRRIGGFSLGMRQRLGIAAALLGDPPVLLFDEPFNGLDPEGVRWVRDLFRRLAAEGRTVFVSSHLMSEMEHCADRLVVIGRGRLIAEQSLAEFAARGTRASVAVRTPDPATLAAVLEAEGADVRPADAGALVVTGLTAARIGDLALAHGIGLHELTTHTASLEEAFMELTADSVEYLAGEETR; encoded by the coding sequence GTGATCGAACTTCAGTCCCTGACGAGACGGTACGGCCGCACGACGGCCGTCGACGACCTCACCCTGACCGTGCGCCCCGGCCACGTGACCGGGTTCCTCGGCCCCAACGGGGCCGGCAAGTCCACCACGCTGCGGATGATCCTCGGGCTCACCGCGCCGACCAGCGGCACCGTCACGGTGGACGGGGTCCGGTTCGCCGACCGGCCGCGCGGGCTTCGTCACGCCGGCGCACTGCTCGACGCCGGTGACGTGCACGGTGGACGAAGTGCCGCGGCCCACCTGTCGGCCCTGGCCCGCAGCAACGGCATCACGCGCACCCGGGTCGACGAGGTGCTGCGGGAGGTGGGGCTGGCCGCCGCCGCAAAGCGGCGGATCGGCGGCTTCTCGCTCGGCATGCGGCAGCGGCTCGGCATCGCTGCCGCGCTGCTCGGCGACCCGCCCGTGCTGCTCTTCGACGAGCCGTTCAACGGCCTCGACCCCGAAGGGGTGCGGTGGGTACGGGACCTGTTCCGGCGGCTGGCGGCCGAGGGACGTACGGTCTTCGTCTCCAGCCACCTGATGAGCGAGATGGAGCACTGCGCCGACCGCCTCGTGGTGATCGGCCGGGGTCGACTCATCGCCGAACAGAGCCTCGCCGAGTTCGCCGCCCGCGGCACCCGGGCCAGCGTGGCCGTCCGTACGCCCGACCCGGCGACGCTGGCCGCCGTTCTGGAAGCCGAGGGTGCGGACGTCCGGCCGGCCGACGCCGGAGCGCTCGTCGTGACGGGCCTGACGGCCGCCCGGATCGGCGACCTCGCCCTCGCCCACGGCATCGGGCTGCACGAGCTGACCACCCACACCGCCTCGCTGGAGGAAGCCTTCATGGAGCTCACCGCCGACAGCGTCGAGTACCTCGCCGGGGAGGAGACCCGATGA
- a CDS encoding sensor histidine kinase produces MDATAPPPRRAPSRVRAALPWVGVALLPVAVLLAPTMASSRSGVGFGDWWFPERYLVPLLAVVPPAGLLRRRPVLALTLMLGAACVVTAAVGVPEPGYLTDIWYAQFLAIDLVVGLVAARRSRRVSVPVAVVALVVQIAAGFVNPSSDPVNRATFSMLAVVTAWTVGNSVRARRGYAEAVRAHTAAEAVTAERLRIARELHDMVAHSIGVIAIQAGVGARVIDTQPAQARAALATIEATSRETLAGLRRTLGALRRPQSESASLDPTPGLDDLDRLVVAAADAGVRVDLRRDGERRPLPADLDLAAFRIVQEGLTNVVRHAGTDRCLVTVTHGPDEIAVEVVDDGRGGTVGGEGHGLVGMRERVDLAGGRFHAGPRPEGGFRVAAWLPVPPASPTATEPVGSRAGTGDR; encoded by the coding sequence ATGGATGCGACCGCGCCGCCGCCGCGCCGCGCCCCGTCGAGGGTGCGGGCGGCCCTGCCCTGGGTCGGCGTCGCGCTGCTGCCGGTCGCCGTGCTCCTCGCCCCGACGATGGCGTCGAGCCGGAGCGGCGTGGGGTTCGGCGACTGGTGGTTTCCCGAGCGCTACCTGGTGCCGCTGCTGGCCGTGGTCCCGCCCGCCGGCCTGCTGCGGCGCCGTCCGGTGCTGGCCCTGACGTTGATGCTCGGCGCGGCGTGCGTTGTCACCGCGGCCGTCGGCGTCCCGGAGCCCGGCTACCTGACCGACATCTGGTACGCGCAGTTCCTGGCGATCGACCTGGTGGTGGGGCTGGTCGCGGCGAGAAGGTCCCGCCGTGTCTCGGTGCCGGTGGCCGTCGTGGCGCTCGTCGTGCAGATCGCCGCGGGCTTCGTGAACCCCTCCAGCGACCCGGTGAACCGGGCCACGTTCTCCATGCTGGCGGTCGTCACCGCGTGGACGGTCGGCAACTCCGTGCGGGCCCGGCGCGGTTACGCGGAGGCCGTCCGGGCGCACACCGCTGCCGAGGCGGTCACCGCGGAGCGGCTGCGCATCGCCCGCGAACTGCACGACATGGTCGCGCACAGCATCGGGGTGATCGCCATCCAGGCCGGCGTGGGCGCCCGGGTCATCGACACCCAACCGGCCCAGGCCCGCGCCGCGCTCGCCACCATCGAGGCGACCAGCCGCGAGACGCTGGCCGGCCTGCGGCGTACGCTCGGCGCGTTGCGCCGCCCGCAGTCGGAGTCGGCGTCGCTGGATCCGACGCCGGGGCTCGACGACCTCGACCGGCTGGTCGTGGCCGCCGCCGACGCCGGGGTACGGGTGGACCTGCGGCGCGACGGCGAGCGGCGGCCCCTCCCGGCCGACCTCGACCTCGCCGCGTTCCGGATCGTCCAGGAGGGGCTCACCAACGTGGTACGACACGCCGGCACCGACCGGTGCCTGGTCACCGTCACGCACGGCCCCGACGAGATCGCCGTGGAGGTCGTCGACGACGGCCGGGGTGGCACGGTCGGCGGCGAGGGGCACGGGCTGGTCGGCATGCGTGAACGGGTCGACCTGGCCGGTGGCCGGTTCCACGCCGGGCCGCGCCCGGAGGGCGGCTTCCGGGTGGCGGCGTGGCTGCCGGTGCCACCGGCATCGCCGACGGCGACGGAGCCGGTCGGATCGCGGGCCGGGACGGGGGACCGATGA
- a CDS encoding response regulator has protein sequence MTVRVLLVDDQPLIRAGLRVLIADAPDLDVVGEAGTGTEAVRLAREVVPDVVLMDLRMPGMDGIQATRAITAHGGSARVLVLTTFDDDEHVHAALRAGASGFLVKDMALDDILGAVRVVAAGDALIAPGVTRRLIAEFARRPTPAAPSRTLDGVTEREREVLTLVGRGLSNGEIAAELVISVATAKAHVARLFTKLGARDRVHLVIAAYDAGLVSAAG, from the coding sequence ATGACCGTCCGGGTGCTGCTCGTCGACGACCAGCCACTGATCCGCGCCGGCCTGCGGGTGCTCATCGCCGACGCCCCCGACCTGGACGTCGTCGGTGAGGCGGGGACCGGGACCGAGGCGGTGCGGCTGGCCCGCGAGGTCGTGCCGGACGTGGTGCTGATGGACCTGCGGATGCCCGGCATGGACGGCATCCAGGCCACCCGGGCGATCACCGCGCACGGCGGATCCGCCCGGGTCCTCGTGCTCACCACCTTCGACGACGACGAGCACGTGCACGCCGCGTTGCGCGCCGGCGCGAGCGGTTTCCTGGTCAAGGACATGGCGCTGGACGACATCCTCGGCGCGGTCCGGGTGGTCGCCGCCGGGGACGCGCTGATCGCCCCCGGGGTCACCCGCCGGCTCATCGCCGAGTTCGCCCGCCGGCCCACCCCGGCCGCCCCGAGCCGGACCCTCGACGGCGTCACCGAGCGGGAACGCGAGGTGCTCACCCTGGTCGGCCGGGGCCTGTCCAACGGCGAGATCGCCGCCGAGCTGGTGATCAGCGTTGCCACCGCCAAGGCGCACGTGGCCCGGCTGTTCACCAAGCTCGGCGCCCGCGACCGGGTGCACCTCGTCATCGCCGCCTACGATGCGGGGCTGGTGTCCGCGGCGGGGTGA
- a CDS encoding TVP38/TMEM64 family protein, with protein sequence MGHRRAPAPAAGRHLVGPAPRRAPHRGGRSPGMIQSVRRLSRQPSVVRFALLLLLLATFGAALLVVPLPETEELPGLADRLGGFAPVAAVGGGALLLVALVPRTFITLASGAIFGALEGAAYALAAALLAAVLGFAVGRLLGREFVADRVRGRLARLDGWFARQSVLGVITVRLLPIAGFGLVSYGYGTTGARVLPFLTGSVLASAPTAFGYAAVGAAVTSPGDVNWFGAAPAALGLVASIVLIRRWWRAERQRRPGPS encoded by the coding sequence CTGGGCCACCGGCGTGCACCAGCTCCCGCCGCTGGACGACACCTGGTCGGACCGGCTCCGCGCCGAGCGCCGCACCGCGGTGGCCGCAGCCCGGGCATGATCCAGTCCGTCCGGCGGCTGTCACGGCAGCCGTCGGTCGTCCGGTTCGCGCTGCTGCTGCTCCTGCTCGCCACCTTCGGGGCGGCACTGCTCGTCGTTCCCCTGCCCGAGACGGAGGAGCTGCCCGGCCTGGCCGACCGGCTGGGCGGGTTCGCCCCCGTGGCAGCGGTCGGCGGCGGGGCGCTGCTGCTGGTCGCACTGGTCCCCCGGACCTTCATCACGCTCGCCTCGGGGGCGATCTTCGGCGCGCTGGAGGGCGCCGCGTACGCGCTGGCTGCCGCACTGCTCGCGGCGGTACTGGGCTTCGCGGTCGGCCGCCTGCTCGGGCGGGAGTTCGTCGCCGACCGGGTACGCGGACGGCTGGCCCGGCTGGACGGCTGGTTCGCCCGGCAGAGCGTCCTCGGTGTGATCACCGTACGGCTGCTGCCGATCGCCGGCTTCGGGCTGGTCAGCTACGGCTACGGCACCACCGGCGCCCGGGTGCTGCCGTTCCTCACCGGCAGCGTGCTCGCTTCCGCGCCGACCGCCTTCGGCTACGCGGCGGTGGGCGCGGCGGTCACCTCCCCGGGCGACGTCAACTGGTTCGGGGCGGCCCCGGCCGCGCTCGGCCTGGTCGCCAGCATCGTGCTGATCCGCCGCTGGTGGCGTGCCGAACGGCAACGCCGCCCCGGCCCGAGCTGA
- a CDS encoding type 1 glutamine amidotransferase: protein MSTESLRIVWIYPDLLSTYGDRGNALILARRARQRGFPVEVLEVRSDQRLPSTADIYLIGGGEDGPQALGAQRLLADGGLHRAAAQGSVVFGVCAGYQLLGTSFFAKGTLCAGLELLDFSSDRGPTRAVGELAGDIDPRLGVPALTGFENHGGRTHLGPGVSPLARVTAGVGNDGATEGAWRGKLLGTYSHGPALARNPALADLLLRWATGVHQLPPLDDTWSDRLRAERRTAVAAARA, encoded by the coding sequence GTGTCAACTGAGAGCCTGCGCATCGTCTGGATCTACCCCGACCTGCTCTCCACCTACGGCGACCGCGGCAACGCGCTGATCCTCGCCCGCCGGGCACGGCAGCGCGGCTTCCCGGTGGAGGTGCTGGAGGTGCGCTCCGACCAGCGCCTCCCCTCCACCGCCGACATCTACCTCATCGGCGGCGGCGAGGACGGCCCGCAGGCGCTGGGCGCGCAGCGGCTGCTCGCCGACGGCGGCCTGCACCGGGCTGCCGCCCAGGGCTCGGTCGTGTTCGGTGTCTGCGCCGGCTACCAGCTCCTCGGCACCTCCTTCTTCGCCAAGGGCACCCTCTGCGCCGGGCTGGAACTGCTCGACTTCTCCTCCGACCGGGGGCCGACCCGCGCCGTCGGCGAGCTGGCCGGCGACATCGACCCGCGGCTGGGCGTACCGGCGCTGACCGGGTTCGAGAACCACGGCGGGCGCACCCACCTCGGCCCCGGGGTCTCCCCGCTGGCCCGGGTCACCGCCGGGGTCGGCAACGACGGCGCCACCGAGGGGGCGTGGCGGGGCAAGCTGCTCGGCACGTATTCGCACGGCCCGGCCCTGGCCCGCAACCCCGCCCTGGCGGACCTGCTGCTGCGCTGGGCCACCGGCGTGCACCAGCTCCCGCCGCTGGACGACACCTGGTCGGACCGGCTCCGCGCCGAGCGCCGCACCGCGGTGGCCGCAGCCCGGGCATGA